A genomic segment from Paralichthys olivaceus isolate ysfri-2021 chromosome 22, ASM2471397v2, whole genome shotgun sequence encodes:
- the clcn5b gene encoding H(+)/Cl(-) exchange transporter 5 isoform X1 — protein sequence MENPGYCTGSFDSLHLPSDDDDDEMVDIAGATLDFSSTEDVPPLSSDYEEYSSGRAAGMNGNGPSKIVDPLDDPLPGLGTYEDFNTIDWVREKSKDRDRHREITNKSRQSTAALLFSVIDAFSGWLLMLLVGLSSGALAGGIDIAAHWLTDMKEGVCLIGFWYNHEHCCWTSNETTFQERDRCPQWQSWAELIAGTSEGAFAYIVNYLMYIFWALLFSFLAVALVRAFAPYACGSGIPEIKTILSGFIIRGYLGKWTLIIKTITLVLAVSSGLSLGKEGPLVHVACCCANILCHRFTKYRKNEAKRREVLSAAAAVGVSVAFGAPIGGVLFSLEEVSYYFPLKTLWRSFFAALVAAFTLRSINPFGNSRLVLFYVEFHAPWHLVELAPFILLGIFGGLWGALFIRANIAWCRRRKTTRLGHYPVIEVLVVAALTALVAYPNSYTRMSGAELISELFNDCSLLDSSQLCGYKQATNTSETGAGNSLADRPAGEGLYTALWQLALALIFKMMVTVITFGMKVPSGLFIPSMAVGAIAGRLLGVGMEQLAYYHHDSLIFKKWCSPGADCITPGLYAMVGAAACLGGVTRMTVSLVVIMFELTGGLEYIVPLMAATMTSKWVADAFGREGIYEAHIRLNGYPFLEAKEEFEHSSLAVDVMRPRRSDPALAMLTQEGMTVGEVETLVESTHYSGFPVVVSQESQRLVGFVLRRDLLISIDNARKRQEGIVSASQVVFTEHAPSQADDAPPPLRLRGIMDLSPFTVTDHTPMDITVDIFRKLGLRQCLVTHNGRLLGIITKKDILKHMAQIANRDPDSILFN from the exons ATTATGAGGAGTACAGCAGCGGCAGAGCGGCCGGTATGAACGGTAACGGCCCCAGTAAAATCGTGGACCCGCTGGACGACCCGCTGCCCGGACTGGGCACCTACGAAGACTTCAACACCATCGACTGGGTCAGAGAGAAGAGCAAGGACCGCGACAGACACCGAGAG ATCACCAATAAGAGCCGGCAGTCGACCGCGGCTCTGCTGTTCAGCGTCATCGATGCCTTCTCTGGGTGGCTGCTCATGCTGCTGGTGGGACTCAgttcag GCGCTCTCGCCGGTGGCATCGACATCGCAGCCCACTGGCTGACGGACATGAAAGAAGGCGTGTGTCTCATTGGCTTCTGGTATAACCACGAGCACTGCTGCTGGACGTCCAACGAGACCACGTTCCAGGAGAGGGACCGATGTCCGCAGTGGCAGAGCTGGGCTGAACTGATAGCGGGGACGTCTGAG GGTGCGTTTGCTTACATCGTCAACTATCTGATGTACATCTTCTGGGCTCTGCTCTTCTCGTTCCTCGCTGTCGCTCTGGTCAGGGCCTTTGCTCCGTACGCATGTGGCTCAGGAATCCCCGAG ataAAAACCATCCTGAGTGGCTTCATCATCCGCGGCTACCTGGGGAAGTGGACCCTCATCATCAAGACCATCACCCTGGTTCTGGCCGTGTCCTCGGGGCTCAGTTTGGGGAAGGAAGGCCCCCTGGTGCACGTAGCCTGCTGCTGCGCTAACATACTGTGTCATCGGTTCACCAAGTACCGCAAGAACGAGGCCAAGCGGCGAGAG GTTTTATCGGCGGCGGCGGCAGTCGGCGTGTCTGTGGCTTTCGGTGCtcccattggaggagtcctCTTCAGCCTGGAGGAG GTGAGTTATTACTTCCCCCTGAAGACCCTGTGGCGTTCCTTCTTCGCCGCTCTGGTCGCCGCCTTCACTCTCCGCTCCATCAACCCGTTTGGAAACAGCCGCCTGGTGCTGTTTTATGTGGAGTTCCATGCCCCGTGGCACCTGGTGGAGCTGGCCCCTTTCATCCTGCTGGGGATATTCGGAGGCCTCTGGGGGGCGTTGTTCATCAGGGCCAACATTGCCTGGTGCAGGAGAC gtaAAACCACTCGTCTGGGTCACTACCCCGTCATCGAGGTGCTGGTGGTCGCCGCGCTGACCGCCCTGGTTGCGTACCCGAACAGTTACACCAGGATGAGCGGAGCTGAGCTCATCTCCGAGCTGTTTAACGACTGCTCGCTGCTCGACTCCTCTCAGCTCTGCGGATACAAACAG GCAACCAACACATCAGAAACAGGTGCCGGTAACAGCCTGGCGGACCGGCCTGCAGGAGAAGGCCTTTACACCGCACTGTGGCAGCTGGCCTTGGCCTTAATATTCAAGATGATGGTCACCGTTATCACCTTCGGCATGAAG GTTCCCTCGGGTCTCTTCATACCGAGCATGGCAGTCGGAGCCATCGCCGGCAGACTGCTGGGTGTCGGCATGGAGCAGTTGGCCTACTACCACCATGACTCGCTCATCTTTAAGAAGTGGTGCTCGCCGGGGGCGGACTGCATCACGCCGGGGCTCTACGCCATGGTCGGAGCCGCTGCATGTCTAG GTGGCGTGACTCGTATGACGGTGTCGCTGGTAGTCATCATGTTCGAGCTGACAGGCGGGCTGGAGTACATCGTTCCCCTCATGGCCGCAACCATGACCAGCAAATGGGTGGCAGATGCTTTCGGAAGAGAGGGAATCTACGAG GCTCACATCCGGCTGAACGGTTACCCGTTCCTGGAGGCCAAAGAGGAGTTTGAGCACAGCAGTCTCGCTGTGGACGTGATGAGGCCCAGGAGGTCGGACCCTGCGCTGGCCATGCTCACGCAGGAGGGCATGACTGTAGGGGAGGTGGAG ACGCTGGTGGAGAGCACGCACTACAGCGGGTTCCCCGTGGTCGTCTCTCAGGAGTCCCAGAGGCTCGTGGGGTTCGTGCTGAGAAGAGACCTGCTCATATCAATAG ACAACGCCCGGAAGCGGCAGGAAGGTATCGTCAGCGCCTCCCAGGTGGTTTTCACCGAGCACGCTCCTTCCCAGGCTGACGATGCCCCGCCTCCACTCCGCCTCAGAGGAATCATGGACCTGAGCCCCTTCACGGTTACCGACCACACTCCCATGGATATCACCGTGGATATTTTCAGGAAGTTGGGGCTACGCCAATGCCTAGTCACACATAACGG
- the clcn5b gene encoding H(+)/Cl(-) exchange transporter 5 isoform X2 produces MVREFFTKQPDEEELNNYEEYSSGRAAGMNGNGPSKIVDPLDDPLPGLGTYEDFNTIDWVREKSKDRDRHREITNKSRQSTAALLFSVIDAFSGWLLMLLVGLSSGALAGGIDIAAHWLTDMKEGVCLIGFWYNHEHCCWTSNETTFQERDRCPQWQSWAELIAGTSEGAFAYIVNYLMYIFWALLFSFLAVALVRAFAPYACGSGIPEIKTILSGFIIRGYLGKWTLIIKTITLVLAVSSGLSLGKEGPLVHVACCCANILCHRFTKYRKNEAKRREVLSAAAAVGVSVAFGAPIGGVLFSLEEVSYYFPLKTLWRSFFAALVAAFTLRSINPFGNSRLVLFYVEFHAPWHLVELAPFILLGIFGGLWGALFIRANIAWCRRRKTTRLGHYPVIEVLVVAALTALVAYPNSYTRMSGAELISELFNDCSLLDSSQLCGYKQATNTSETGAGNSLADRPAGEGLYTALWQLALALIFKMMVTVITFGMKVPSGLFIPSMAVGAIAGRLLGVGMEQLAYYHHDSLIFKKWCSPGADCITPGLYAMVGAAACLGGVTRMTVSLVVIMFELTGGLEYIVPLMAATMTSKWVADAFGREGIYEAHIRLNGYPFLEAKEEFEHSSLAVDVMRPRRSDPALAMLTQEGMTVGEVETLVESTHYSGFPVVVSQESQRLVGFVLRRDLLISIDNARKRQEGIVSASQVVFTEHAPSQADDAPPPLRLRGIMDLSPFTVTDHTPMDITVDIFRKLGLRQCLVTHNGRLLGIITKKDILKHMAQIANRDPDSILFN; encoded by the exons ATTATGAGGAGTACAGCAGCGGCAGAGCGGCCGGTATGAACGGTAACGGCCCCAGTAAAATCGTGGACCCGCTGGACGACCCGCTGCCCGGACTGGGCACCTACGAAGACTTCAACACCATCGACTGGGTCAGAGAGAAGAGCAAGGACCGCGACAGACACCGAGAG ATCACCAATAAGAGCCGGCAGTCGACCGCGGCTCTGCTGTTCAGCGTCATCGATGCCTTCTCTGGGTGGCTGCTCATGCTGCTGGTGGGACTCAgttcag GCGCTCTCGCCGGTGGCATCGACATCGCAGCCCACTGGCTGACGGACATGAAAGAAGGCGTGTGTCTCATTGGCTTCTGGTATAACCACGAGCACTGCTGCTGGACGTCCAACGAGACCACGTTCCAGGAGAGGGACCGATGTCCGCAGTGGCAGAGCTGGGCTGAACTGATAGCGGGGACGTCTGAG GGTGCGTTTGCTTACATCGTCAACTATCTGATGTACATCTTCTGGGCTCTGCTCTTCTCGTTCCTCGCTGTCGCTCTGGTCAGGGCCTTTGCTCCGTACGCATGTGGCTCAGGAATCCCCGAG ataAAAACCATCCTGAGTGGCTTCATCATCCGCGGCTACCTGGGGAAGTGGACCCTCATCATCAAGACCATCACCCTGGTTCTGGCCGTGTCCTCGGGGCTCAGTTTGGGGAAGGAAGGCCCCCTGGTGCACGTAGCCTGCTGCTGCGCTAACATACTGTGTCATCGGTTCACCAAGTACCGCAAGAACGAGGCCAAGCGGCGAGAG GTTTTATCGGCGGCGGCGGCAGTCGGCGTGTCTGTGGCTTTCGGTGCtcccattggaggagtcctCTTCAGCCTGGAGGAG GTGAGTTATTACTTCCCCCTGAAGACCCTGTGGCGTTCCTTCTTCGCCGCTCTGGTCGCCGCCTTCACTCTCCGCTCCATCAACCCGTTTGGAAACAGCCGCCTGGTGCTGTTTTATGTGGAGTTCCATGCCCCGTGGCACCTGGTGGAGCTGGCCCCTTTCATCCTGCTGGGGATATTCGGAGGCCTCTGGGGGGCGTTGTTCATCAGGGCCAACATTGCCTGGTGCAGGAGAC gtaAAACCACTCGTCTGGGTCACTACCCCGTCATCGAGGTGCTGGTGGTCGCCGCGCTGACCGCCCTGGTTGCGTACCCGAACAGTTACACCAGGATGAGCGGAGCTGAGCTCATCTCCGAGCTGTTTAACGACTGCTCGCTGCTCGACTCCTCTCAGCTCTGCGGATACAAACAG GCAACCAACACATCAGAAACAGGTGCCGGTAACAGCCTGGCGGACCGGCCTGCAGGAGAAGGCCTTTACACCGCACTGTGGCAGCTGGCCTTGGCCTTAATATTCAAGATGATGGTCACCGTTATCACCTTCGGCATGAAG GTTCCCTCGGGTCTCTTCATACCGAGCATGGCAGTCGGAGCCATCGCCGGCAGACTGCTGGGTGTCGGCATGGAGCAGTTGGCCTACTACCACCATGACTCGCTCATCTTTAAGAAGTGGTGCTCGCCGGGGGCGGACTGCATCACGCCGGGGCTCTACGCCATGGTCGGAGCCGCTGCATGTCTAG GTGGCGTGACTCGTATGACGGTGTCGCTGGTAGTCATCATGTTCGAGCTGACAGGCGGGCTGGAGTACATCGTTCCCCTCATGGCCGCAACCATGACCAGCAAATGGGTGGCAGATGCTTTCGGAAGAGAGGGAATCTACGAG GCTCACATCCGGCTGAACGGTTACCCGTTCCTGGAGGCCAAAGAGGAGTTTGAGCACAGCAGTCTCGCTGTGGACGTGATGAGGCCCAGGAGGTCGGACCCTGCGCTGGCCATGCTCACGCAGGAGGGCATGACTGTAGGGGAGGTGGAG ACGCTGGTGGAGAGCACGCACTACAGCGGGTTCCCCGTGGTCGTCTCTCAGGAGTCCCAGAGGCTCGTGGGGTTCGTGCTGAGAAGAGACCTGCTCATATCAATAG ACAACGCCCGGAAGCGGCAGGAAGGTATCGTCAGCGCCTCCCAGGTGGTTTTCACCGAGCACGCTCCTTCCCAGGCTGACGATGCCCCGCCTCCACTCCGCCTCAGAGGAATCATGGACCTGAGCCCCTTCACGGTTACCGACCACACTCCCATGGATATCACCGTGGATATTTTCAGGAAGTTGGGGCTACGCCAATGCCTAGTCACACATAACGG